Proteins encoded within one genomic window of Chroicocephalus ridibundus chromosome 7, bChrRid1.1, whole genome shotgun sequence:
- the FZD5 gene encoding frizzled-5: MGGRGLPVPLVLGLPLLLGLPAAGRAASKALVCQEITVPMCKGIGYNLTYMPNQFNHDTQDEAGLEVHQFWPLVEIQCSPDLRFFLCSMYTPICLPDYTKPLPPCRSVCERAKAGCSPIMQQYGFAWPERMSCNSLPVLGDTEMLCMGYNHTEATTLPPFFGKPTRPAKDAAKNLTPLGGQRPSGPDCGRTCKCKAPLIPISKESHPLYNRIRTGQVPNCAIPCYQPYFTQDEKTFATFWIGLWSILCFLSTSTTVATFLIDMERFKYPERPIIFLSACYLFVSMGYIVRLVAGHANVACNPEYHHIHYETTGPALCTVVFLLLYFFGMASSIWWVILSLTWFLAAGMKWGNEAIASYAQYFHLAAWLIPSAKSIAVLALSSVDGDPVAGVCYVGNQSLENLRGFVLAPLVVYLFTGSLFLLAGFVSLFRIRSVIKQGGTKTDKLEKLMIRIGIFTVLYTVPATIVIACYIYEQHNREAWERAQNCSCPGDPHRPKPDYAVFMLKYFMCLVVGITSGVWIWSGKTLESWRRFTARCCQARKPAGASVYGEASPALAGRTVLPSMASYHKQVPLSHV, encoded by the coding sequence ATgggcggccgggggctgccggtgccgctggtgctggggctgccgctgctgctggggctgccggcggcggggcgcgccgcCTCCAAGGCGCTGGTGTGCCAGGAGATCACGGTGCCGATGTGCAAGGGCATCGGCTACAACCTCACCTACATGCCCAACCAGTTCAACCACGACACGCAGGACGAGGCCGGGCTGGAGGTGCACCAGTTCTGGCCGCTGGTGGAGATCCAGTGCTCCCCGGACCTGCgcttcttcctctgcagcatgTACACCCCCATCTGCCTGCCCGACTACACCAAGCCGCTGCCCCCCTGCCGCTCCGTCTGCGAGCGGGCCAAGGCCGGCTGCTCGCCCATCATGCAGCAGTATGGCTTCGCCTGGCCCGAGAGGATGAGCTGCAACAGCCTGCCGGTGCTGGGGGACACCGAGATGCTCTGCATGGGATACAACCACACGGAAGCCACCACCCTGCCGCCTTTCTTCGGGAAGCCCACGCGCCCGGCCAAGGATGCGGCCAAAAACCTGACGCCGCTCGGCGGGCAGCGCCCCTCGGGGCCGGACTGCGGCCGGACTTGCAAGTGCAAAGCGCCCCTGATCCCCATCTCCAAGGAGTCCCATCCGCTGTACAACCGCATCAGGACTGGGCAAGTACCCAACTGCGCCATCCCCTGCTACCAGCCCTACTTCACCCAGGATGAGAAGACCTTCGCCACCTTCTGGATCGGCCTCTGGTCCATCctctgcttcctctccacctccacCACCGTGGCCACCTTCCTCATCGACATGGAACGCTTCAAGTACCCCGAGCGCCCCATCATCTTCCTCTCGGCTTGCTACCTCTTCGTCTCCATGGGCTACATCGTGCGGCTGGTGGCAGGGCATGCCAACGTGGCTTGCAACCCGGAGTACCACCACATCCACTACGAGACCACGGGTCCTGCCCTCTGCACCGtggttttccttctcctctactTCTTCGGCATGGCCAGCTCTATCTGGTGGGTCATCCTGTCCCTCACCTGGTTCCTGGCAGCTGGCATGAAGTGGGGCAATGAGGCCATCGCTAGCTATGCGCAGTACTTCCACCTGGCTGCCTGGCTTATCCCCAGTGCCAAATCTATCGCTGTACTGGCACTCAGCTCTGTGGACGGTGACCCAGTGGCCGGAGTTTGCTATGTGGGCAACCAGAGCCTGGAGAACCTGCGGGGCTTTGTGCTGGCACCACTGGTGGTTTATCTCTTCACCGGCAGCCTCTTCCTGCTGGCTGGCTTCGTCTCGCTCTTTCGCATCCGCAGCGTGATCAAGCAGGGTGGCACCAAGACTGACAAGCTGGAGAAGCTGATGATCCGCATCGGCATCTTCACTGTGCTCTACACCGTGCCCGCCACCATCGTCATTGCCTGCTACATCTATGAGCAGCACAACCGGGAGGCATGGGAGCGGGCACAGAACTGCTCCTGCCCGGGGGACCCCCACCGCCCCAAGCCTGACTACGCCGTCTTCATGCTCAAGTACTTCATGTGCCTTGTGGTGGGCATCACCTCCGGCGTCTGGATCTGGTCTGGCAAGACGCTCGAGTCCTGGCGGCGCTTCACAGCCCGCTGCTGCCAGGCCAGGAAGCCGGCGGGCGCCTCCGTGTACGGTGAGGCCAGCCCGGCGCTGGCGGGCAGGACGGTGCTGCCCAGCATGGCCTCCTACCACAAGCAGGTCCCGCTGTCCCACGTGTGA